A DNA window from Rossellomorea marisflavi contains the following coding sequences:
- a CDS encoding DNA translocase FtsK — MEHVTPVVNTEEHIAPLHAESREDRDAAVSKHDAEAENAMPVEEFQEERKQKKRSHLPFNVLMLNQDKRSMSERRQQPGPSPEPRVQNPQVTEVVEEHHESEPEMEQGIVQGEDAVKSYSELSSSTKTLNEYEFPTLEYLNPPVSKTMSEEWLDTQSALLDETLLNFNVRAKVVNVTQGPSVTRFEVQPEPGVKVNKITNLSDDIKLSLAAKDIRIEAPIPGKHTIGIEVPNRDSRPVCISEVIASPAFQEADSPLTAALGLDISGQPIVTDLSKMPHGLIAGATGSGKSVCINSILVSLLYKSSPDELKMMLIDPKMVELAPYNRIPHLVSPVITDVKAATAALKWAVEEMERRYELFAHTGVRDIKRFNELATRNKQYSDKLPYLVIVIDELADLMMMSPADVEEAICRIAQKARACGIHLIIATQRPSVDVITGLIKANVPTRVAFSVSSAVDSRTIIDGSGAERLLGRGDMLFLENGSSKPVRLQGTFVSDDEIDEIISHVRDQRAPHYLFEQDELLKKAQVTEEEDELFLEACEFVVDQGGASASSLQRRFRIGYNRAARLMEMMENNGIISEARGSKPRDVLISETELETLV, encoded by the coding sequence GTGGAACACGTTACGCCGGTTGTGAACACGGAAGAACATATCGCCCCTTTGCATGCAGAATCCCGAGAGGATAGGGATGCGGCTGTTTCAAAACATGATGCAGAAGCAGAAAACGCCATGCCTGTAGAGGAGTTCCAGGAAGAACGGAAACAGAAGAAACGGTCGCATCTTCCGTTCAATGTCCTCATGCTGAATCAGGATAAGCGGAGTATGTCCGAGCGCCGGCAGCAGCCTGGTCCTTCTCCCGAACCTAGGGTTCAAAACCCACAGGTGACAGAAGTCGTGGAAGAGCATCATGAAAGTGAACCTGAAATGGAGCAGGGAATCGTTCAAGGGGAGGATGCCGTAAAGAGCTACAGTGAGCTCAGTTCTTCCACCAAGACGTTGAATGAGTACGAGTTTCCGACTCTTGAATACTTGAATCCCCCTGTATCCAAAACGATGAGTGAAGAATGGCTGGACACCCAGAGTGCACTCCTCGATGAGACCCTTCTGAATTTCAACGTGAGGGCGAAGGTCGTGAATGTGACACAGGGACCGTCCGTCACCCGGTTTGAGGTACAGCCTGAACCAGGGGTGAAAGTAAACAAAATCACGAACCTTTCAGATGATATCAAGCTGAGCCTCGCTGCCAAGGATATCAGGATCGAAGCGCCCATCCCGGGTAAGCATACGATCGGGATCGAGGTGCCGAATCGGGACAGCCGTCCTGTCTGCATCAGCGAAGTCATTGCGAGCCCTGCATTCCAAGAGGCGGACTCACCGCTTACAGCTGCCCTCGGTCTTGATATTTCCGGGCAGCCGATCGTCACGGATCTTAGCAAGATGCCCCACGGGCTGATTGCCGGGGCCACCGGTTCCGGTAAGAGCGTGTGCATCAACTCGATCCTCGTCAGTCTCCTGTATAAATCATCTCCCGACGAGCTGAAGATGATGCTGATCGATCCGAAGATGGTGGAGCTTGCTCCTTATAACCGCATCCCGCATCTTGTCAGCCCCGTCATCACCGATGTAAAGGCTGCGACAGCCGCATTGAAGTGGGCCGTCGAAGAGATGGAGCGCAGGTACGAACTCTTCGCCCATACAGGAGTAAGGGATATCAAGCGATTCAATGAACTTGCCACCAGGAACAAGCAGTACAGCGATAAGCTTCCGTATCTCGTCATCGTCATCGACGAGCTTGCCGACCTGATGATGATGTCACCTGCAGATGTGGAAGAAGCCATCTGTCGCATCGCCCAAAAAGCGAGGGCATGCGGAATCCATCTCATCATCGCGACCCAGCGACCTTCAGTCGATGTCATTACCGGACTGATCAAAGCGAACGTACCGACAAGGGTTGCGTTCTCCGTCTCATCTGCCGTCGACTCACGGACCATCATAGATGGAAGCGGAGCGGAACGGTTACTCGGGCGCGGGGATATGCTGTTCCTCGAAAATGGGTCATCCAAGCCGGTCCGGCTTCAAGGTACGTTCGTCTCTGATGACGAAATCGATGAAATCATCTCCCATGTCAGGGACCAGCGTGCACCCCATTATCTTTTTGAACAGGATGAACTCCTGAAGAAAGCACAGGTCACAGAAGAAGAAGATGAATTATTTCTTGAAGCATGTGAATTTGTCGTCGATCAGGGGGGTGCCTCGGCATCTTCCCTTCAAAGGCGATTCCGGATCGGCTACAACCGTGCAGCAAGACTGATGGAAATGATGGAGAATAATGGCATCATCTCAGAAGCAAGGGGAAGCAAGCCGAGGGATGTGCTGATCTCCGAGACCGAGCTGGAAACGCTCGTCTGA
- a CDS encoding YtoQ family protein, with protein MNMTVYLAGEIHSTWRDDVKSEAEKRGLNIQFSGPMENHDRSDSIGEEILGTQPNAILKDEAASAFNNLRTKILMEKADLVIAYFGEEYKQWNSAMDAGIALAKDKPLILIRPEKLHHPLKEISRRADVTVSTIEQALQAITYIFEE; from the coding sequence ATGAATATGACGGTATACCTGGCAGGGGAGATACATAGTACCTGGAGGGATGATGTCAAAAGCGAAGCGGAGAAAAGGGGACTGAACATCCAGTTCTCAGGACCGATGGAAAATCATGACCGTTCCGATTCCATCGGGGAAGAAATTCTTGGCACTCAGCCGAACGCCATCCTGAAAGATGAGGCAGCTTCTGCCTTCAATAATTTGCGCACCAAGATCCTGATGGAAAAAGCAGATCTCGTCATCGCTTACTTCGGAGAAGAATACAAACAGTGGAATTCAGCCATGGATGCCGGCATTGCCCTCGCGAAGGACAAGCCGTTGATCCTGATCCGTCCGGAAAAGCTCCACCATCCGCTGAAAGAAATTTCCCGGCGGGCAGATGTGACGGTTTCCACGATTGAACAGGCTCTTCAAGCCATCACCTATATTTTTGAAGAATAA
- a CDS encoding DUF1444 domain-containing protein, which yields MDTKKLKKQLQDRLQSSERLITYDREKETLRIERKDTKKGMTVALPPIVSKWKENNKTIIDEVVYYVEEALNAMGEEKPNKHEQNIFPVIRSTSFATESPDDIPLITDDHTAETRIYYALDSGSTYRLIDERMMKSEGWTREQLREIALFNVRRLPTAMKKDEVAGNTFYFLNQNDGYDASRILNESFLRDMKETVSGEMTVSVPHQDVLIIGDMRNETGYDVLAQMTMSFFTNGNVPITALSFVYDEGELEPIFILAKNRKKERE from the coding sequence ATGGACACAAAAAAATTAAAAAAACAACTTCAGGACCGGCTCCAGTCATCTGAACGCCTGATTACATACGACCGGGAAAAAGAAACACTCCGCATCGAGCGGAAGGACACAAAGAAGGGGATGACAGTCGCACTTCCCCCCATCGTGTCCAAGTGGAAGGAAAACAACAAAACCATCATCGACGAAGTGGTCTACTATGTAGAGGAAGCATTGAATGCCATGGGCGAAGAAAAGCCGAACAAACATGAACAGAATATCTTCCCTGTCATCCGGTCCACTTCCTTTGCAACGGAATCCCCCGATGACATCCCGTTGATCACAGATGATCATACAGCCGAGACAAGGATCTATTACGCACTCGATTCAGGAAGCACCTATCGCCTGATCGATGAGCGGATGATGAAATCGGAAGGGTGGACACGGGAACAGCTCAGGGAAATCGCCCTCTTCAATGTGAGGCGTCTCCCGACCGCCATGAAAAAAGATGAAGTGGCAGGGAATACATTCTATTTCCTGAATCAAAATGATGGCTACGACGCGAGCAGGATCCTGAACGAATCCTTTTTACGGGATATGAAGGAAACAGTATCAGGGGAGATGACGGTATCGGTTCCCCACCAGGATGTGTTGATCATCGGGGATATGCGGAATGAGACCGGCTATGACGTCCTCGCGCAAATGACCATGAGCTTCTTCACCAACGGGAATGTTCCCATCACTGCGCTGTCCTTCGTATACGATGAAGGAGAGCTTGAGCCGATCTTCATACTAGCTAAAAATCGTAAAAAAGAAAGGGAGTAA
- a CDS encoding PTS transporter subunit IIC, with amino-acid sequence MKEWLAKKGVNPSARVYVIDALSYMALGLFSSLIIGLIMKTIGEQAGFLPDGLQQFLIEMGGVASSMMGPAIGAAIAYGLGAPPLVLFSAVVTGAAGAALGGPAGAYVAAVLSVEVGKLISKTTKLDIIVTPFTTILTGFAAASFIGPGISTFMTMFGGWISWATEQRPILMGILVAMLMGLALTAPISSAAIALMLDLNGVAAGAATIGCAAQMVGFAVISYRENRFGGLLAQGIGTSMLQVPNILRNPLILLPPTLAGMILAPIGTTIWVMENNAAGAGMGTSGLVGQIMTFQTMGFSTGVLIQVLVLHIIGPALISLLLSEYMRKLGLIKPDQLTLDIGGK; translated from the coding sequence ATGAAGGAATGGCTAGCTAAAAAGGGCGTTAACCCCTCGGCGAGGGTATATGTAATAGATGCCTTGAGCTATATGGCTCTTGGGTTATTCAGTTCCCTGATCATCGGTTTGATCATGAAGACGATCGGGGAACAGGCAGGGTTTCTGCCAGATGGATTGCAACAGTTTTTGATCGAGATGGGAGGCGTGGCTTCTTCCATGATGGGTCCTGCCATCGGTGCGGCCATTGCCTATGGACTCGGGGCTCCGCCGCTCGTGCTTTTCTCGGCAGTCGTTACGGGGGCAGCCGGTGCGGCACTCGGTGGACCGGCCGGTGCGTATGTGGCGGCGGTCCTGTCTGTGGAAGTCGGGAAGCTGATCAGTAAAACGACGAAGCTTGATATCATCGTCACCCCGTTTACGACCATTCTCACAGGGTTTGCGGCGGCTTCCTTCATCGGACCGGGTATTTCGACATTCATGACGATGTTCGGCGGATGGATCAGCTGGGCAACAGAGCAGCGGCCGATTTTGATGGGGATCCTCGTGGCCATGCTCATGGGTCTCGCCCTGACGGCACCGATCTCAAGTGCCGCCATCGCCCTCATGCTCGATTTGAATGGAGTGGCTGCAGGTGCAGCAACGATCGGCTGTGCCGCTCAGATGGTCGGGTTCGCGGTCATAAGCTATAGGGAGAACCGGTTTGGTGGTCTGCTTGCTCAAGGCATCGGGACCTCGATGCTCCAGGTGCCGAATATCCTGCGCAATCCCCTCATCCTCCTGCCGCCGACACTGGCGGGTATGATCCTCGCCCCGATCGGGACGACGATCTGGGTGATGGAGAATAATGCAGCGGGAGCCGGAATGGGGACAAGCGGATTGGTCGGTCAGATCATGACGTTCCAGACCATGGGGTTCAGTACGGGTGTCCTGATCCAGGTCCTCGTGTTGCATATCATTGGACCTGCCCTCATCAGCCTGTTACTATCTGAATATATGCGTAAACTAGGGTTGATCAAACCCGATCAATTAACGCTTGATATTGGAGGTAAGTAA
- a CDS encoding thioredoxin family protein: MRKLASEEEFHELKANGKHVFMFSADWCPDCRIIEPILPEIESEYSEFTFIYVDRDQFIDICIENDIFGIPSFLAFGDGKELGRFVSKDRKTKEEIENFMNQLG, translated from the coding sequence ATGCGAAAACTGGCATCAGAAGAGGAATTTCACGAGTTGAAGGCGAATGGGAAGCATGTATTCATGTTCTCGGCGGATTGGTGTCCGGACTGCCGGATCATCGAACCGATCCTTCCTGAAATCGAAAGTGAGTACAGCGAATTCACGTTCATTTACGTGGATCGCGATCAATTCATCGATATCTGCATCGAAAACGATATCTTTGGGATCCCGAGCTTCCTGGCATTCGGAGACGGCAAGGAACTGGGGCGTTTCGTCAGCAAGGACCGCAAAACGAAAGAAGAAATCGAGAATTTCATGAATCAGCTTGGCTAA
- a CDS encoding DUF84 family protein, whose amino-acid sequence MKNIGVGTTNPAKVSAIQKAIGPGATVYPIEAESGVSAQPFSDEETIRGAVNRARNSIGAFHAGIGLEGGVVDTSSGLFLCNWGALVDADGREFVAGGARILLPDEIAYKLRGGGELGPLMDAYTKREGVRHREGAVGVFTNGLVTREAMFIHVVKLLIGQWEYDGRNRDKRGNI is encoded by the coding sequence ATGAAGAATATCGGAGTAGGGACGACAAATCCGGCGAAGGTTTCAGCGATTCAGAAGGCAATCGGTCCCGGTGCAACAGTCTATCCAATAGAGGCGGAATCCGGGGTCAGTGCACAGCCGTTTTCTGATGAAGAGACGATCAGAGGGGCGGTGAACCGGGCGAGGAACAGTATCGGGGCGTTTCACGCAGGCATCGGTCTGGAAGGCGGGGTCGTCGACACGTCATCGGGACTTTTCCTCTGTAACTGGGGAGCCTTGGTAGACGCCGATGGCCGCGAATTTGTAGCAGGAGGGGCACGGATTCTACTACCTGACGAGATTGCCTATAAACTTCGCGGAGGCGGAGAGCTTGGGCCATTGATGGATGCATATACGAAACGGGAAGGTGTGCGTCATCGAGAAGGGGCGGTAGGGGTATTCACGAACGGTCTGGTGACGAGGGAAGCGATGTTCATCCATGTCGTTAAACTCTTGATCGGGCAGTGGGAATATGATGGAAGAAACAGAGATAAACGCGGGAATATATGA
- the ytpR gene encoding YtpR family tRNA-binding protein has translation MNVFYNLEGIGDTLIITMDPTFEGSVGHERKGDAARLFNEESGETVGYNLFNASAYLSLEAKGQVEMDDEKLKSINEAIAKNGFEDVLEGDFTPKFVVGYVAEKEKHPNADKLNICKVEIGDETLQIVCGAPNVDQGQKVVVAKVGAVMPSGMVIKDAELRGVPSSGMICSAKELDLPDAPQEKGILVLDNQYEVGQAFKG, from the coding sequence ATGAACGTATTTTATAATCTGGAGGGCATCGGCGATACCCTCATCATCACAATGGATCCGACATTCGAAGGAAGCGTCGGTCATGAAAGAAAAGGCGATGCAGCCCGCCTGTTCAATGAAGAATCCGGTGAAACCGTCGGTTACAATCTGTTCAACGCTTCCGCTTATCTAAGCCTTGAAGCGAAAGGTCAAGTGGAGATGGATGATGAGAAGCTGAAGAGCATCAACGAAGCCATCGCTAAAAACGGCTTTGAAGATGTGCTTGAAGGAGATTTCACCCCTAAGTTCGTCGTCGGGTACGTAGCAGAAAAAGAAAAGCATCCCAATGCTGACAAGCTCAATATCTGCAAGGTGGAGATCGGTGACGAAACACTTCAAATCGTCTGCGGAGCCCCGAATGTGGATCAAGGACAAAAAGTGGTTGTGGCAAAAGTCGGCGCCGTTATGCCGAGCGGGATGGTCATCAAAGATGCAGAGCTTCGCGGAGTGCCTTCTTCCGGCATGATCTGCTCTGCCAAAGAACTCGACCTACCGGATGCTCCCCAAGAAAAAGGAATCCTCGTCCTCGACAATCAATACGAAGTGGGACAAGCGTTCAAAGGATAA
- a CDS encoding peptide MFS transporter has product MSSSNKQKIVESVPQTGFFGHPKGLFTLFFTEFWERFSYYGMKAILVYYMYYEVSKGGLGIEEGTALAIVSIYGSLVYMSGVIGGWLADRVFGTSKAVFYGGIFIMFGHIALAFPGNFSMFIVSMVLIVIGTGLLKPNVSTVVGEMYSQEDTRRDSAFSIFYMGINLGGFVSPLVVGSLQKNYGFHWGFAAAAIGMFLGLVVFMVSKRSTLGLAGTYVPNPLTAAEKKKYGWITAVVVIVLAVILGWTIPAGIFTLNVFINIVGIFGVVVPLAYFLIMYYSPKTSAQERSQVIAYIPLFIAAVMFWSIQEQGATILATYADKKTQLDLFGFEISPAWFQSLNPLFILLLAPVFAWLWVKLGNRQPIIPRKFSWGLIFAGLSFLVILIPGYFTPDGGLVNPIWLVLSYFIVVIGELLLSPVGLSATTKLAPQAFSAQTMSLWFLAPAAAQALNAQLVRFYSPATENVYFGTIGGVSIVLGLILFLIGPKIQTYMKGIK; this is encoded by the coding sequence ATGTCATCATCGAATAAACAGAAAATTGTGGAAAGTGTACCTCAGACCGGGTTCTTCGGTCACCCCAAAGGGTTGTTCACATTATTCTTCACAGAATTCTGGGAGCGTTTTTCATACTACGGTATGAAAGCCATCCTTGTATATTATATGTACTACGAGGTATCAAAAGGCGGACTCGGCATCGAGGAAGGTACTGCGCTCGCCATCGTTTCCATCTACGGTTCCCTGGTGTATATGTCAGGGGTCATCGGAGGGTGGCTGGCCGACCGGGTATTCGGGACGTCGAAGGCCGTCTTCTACGGCGGGATCTTCATCATGTTCGGGCATATCGCCCTTGCATTCCCGGGGAACTTCTCCATGTTCATTGTTTCCATGGTACTGATCGTCATCGGTACTGGGTTGCTTAAACCGAACGTATCAACCGTCGTCGGTGAAATGTACAGTCAGGAAGATACACGCCGCGACTCGGCTTTCAGCATCTTCTACATGGGTATCAACCTTGGTGGATTCGTTTCACCACTCGTTGTGGGTAGCCTTCAAAAGAACTACGGCTTCCACTGGGGATTTGCGGCAGCAGCCATCGGGATGTTCCTCGGACTTGTCGTGTTCATGGTAAGCAAACGTTCTACATTGGGACTTGCCGGTACGTATGTGCCGAACCCGCTGACAGCAGCCGAGAAAAAGAAATACGGTTGGATTACGGCGGTGGTCGTGATTGTCCTGGCCGTCATCCTTGGGTGGACCATTCCAGCCGGAATCTTCACGCTGAATGTATTCATTAATATTGTCGGAATCTTCGGTGTGGTGGTACCTCTTGCGTACTTCCTAATCATGTACTACAGCCCTAAAACATCGGCACAGGAACGCTCACAGGTAATCGCCTATATCCCGCTATTCATTGCTGCGGTCATGTTCTGGTCCATCCAGGAACAGGGTGCAACCATCCTTGCAACATACGCTGATAAAAAGACACAGCTCGATCTTTTCGGGTTTGAGATCTCACCTGCGTGGTTCCAATCCCTTAACCCGTTGTTCATCCTTCTCCTTGCACCGGTATTTGCCTGGTTATGGGTGAAGCTCGGTAACCGCCAACCGATCATCCCGCGTAAATTCTCATGGGGTCTGATCTTTGCAGGTCTTTCATTCCTTGTCATCCTCATTCCAGGATACTTCACTCCTGATGGCGGACTCGTGAATCCGATCTGGCTCGTACTCAGTTATTTCATCGTTGTCATCGGGGAACTTCTCCTTTCGCCTGTCGGCCTTTCTGCGACAACGAAGCTTGCTCCTCAAGCCTTCTCTGCACAAACCATGAGCCTTTGGTTCCTGGCACCTGCTGCGGCACAGGCGTTGAATGCACAGCTCGTCAGATTCTACTCGCCGGCAACAGAAAATGTGTATTTCGGTACCATCGGTGGTGTGTCCATCGTATTGGGCCTCATCCTCTTCCTGATTGGTCCTAAGATCCAGACCTACATGAAGGGAATTAAATAA